One part of the Hydra vulgaris chromosome 01, alternate assembly HydraT2T_AEP genome encodes these proteins:
- the LOC136074701 gene encoding uncharacterized protein LOC136074701, which translates to MKSDKIISNEDCNDIPTDSGINITGNTKDNDEIDFNVELNNMNGPQIDISAKMIKSLENKLLEIDCLIYKLNKELSLNKIGTIEWFATNNKVTFYTGLTNIKMLMTLYDFICNDIPYASVLSKFSKLTLSFKRLRLNLTLKDLAYRFEISNSTVSSVFIELTDVLFIYLRQLLKWPAREQIWKTTPNYFWKHFARTQTFSSYKHHNTVKFLIGVSPQGVIGFISKAWGGRTSDKHLVENCKILNLLPGDIVMADRGFNIDESVAVYCASVKIPAFTKGKRQLDSIDVEQTRHIASVRIHVERVIGNLKNKYTILQDVKPLDYLIRKDNSDYSSIDKIAIASCGLTNMCDSVIPVD; encoded by the exons ATGAAATCGGATAAAATTATATCTAATGAAGACTGTAATGATATCCCTACTGATAGTGGCATCAATATTACTGGAAATACTAAAGATAATGatgaaattgattttaatgttgAACTAAATAATATGAATGGACCACAAATCGATATCTCAGCAAAAATGATTAAATcacttgaaaataaattgttagaaATAGATTGTCTGATTTACAagttaaataaagaactaaGTCTCAATAAAATTGGAACAATAGAATGGTTTGCTACCAATAACAAAGTGACATTTTATACTggattaacaaatattaaaatgctAATGACTTTGTATGACTTCATATGCAATGATATACCCTATGCATCGGTGTTGTCAAAGTTTAGTAAATTGACTTTGTCTTTTAAGAGATTACGTCTTAATTTAACCTTAAAAGACCTTGCTTATCGTTTTGAAATTAGTAACTCAACAGTTTCTTCTGTATTTATTGAACTAACAgatgtcttatttatttatttacgcCAACTCTTAAAATGGCCTGCACGTGAGCAGATATGGAAAACTACACCTAATTATTTTTGGAAACATTTTG CCAGAACACAAACGTTTTCGAGTTACAAGCATCACAACACAGTGAAGTTTTTGATCGGTGTTTCTCCTCAAGGTGTGATTGGTTTTATTTCAAAGGCATGGGGTGGTAGAACTAGTGATAAGCATCTCgttgaaaattgtaaaattctTAACCTGTTACCTGGGGATATTGTAATGGCCGATAGAGGTTTCAATATTGATGAATCTGTTGCTGTTTATTGTGCGTCAGTGAAAATACCAGCTTTTACTAAAGGAAAACGACAACTTGACTCAATTGATGTAGAACAAACGCGTCATATTGCATCAGTTAGAATTCATGTAGAACGAGTAATtggaaatcttaaaaataagtataccATATTACAAGATGTTAAACCATTGGATTACCTTATAAGAAAAGATAACAGTGATTATTCATCAATTGATAAAATTGCCATTGCGTCATGTGGCCTAACAAATATGTGTGATTCTGTTATTCCAGTTGACTAA